In Candidatus Methylomirabilota bacterium, the genomic stretch GCGATGCTGTTCTTTTTGAGTTCCGAGACCACCGCCTCCACTGCCTTTTCAATGCCTCGCTTGAGGGCCATGGGATTGGCCCCGGCGGTTACATTCTTCTGCCCCTCCCGGTAAATCGTCTGGGCCAAGATGGTGGCAGTGGTGGTACCGTCCCCCGCCACGTCTGAGGTTTTAGAGGCCACCTCCTTGACCATCTGGGCCCCCATGTTCTCAAAGGGGTCTTTCAGCTCGATCTCTTTGGCCACCGTCACCCCATCCTTGGTGATGGTGGGTGCGCCCCACTTCTTATCCAAGACGACGTTGCGTCCCTTGGGACCCAGGGTCACCTTCACCGCCTTGGCGAGCTGGTCTACGCCATGCAGCGTGAGCCGCCGGGCATCTTCGTTGTACGAGAGTTGTTTTGCCGGCATCGATCACTCCCTCCTTCTACGAAATATGTTAGTCTCGCCCTCACTGCGCCTTACACGCGTTGAGCGGATTCTGAGATCCGTCGTGCCCGTTCACTTCAGAATGCCGAGGACCTCGCTTTCCCGCATGATCAGGTATTCTTCGTCGTCGATCCGGACTTCGTTCCCCGAGTACCTTCCGAAAAGGATCTTGTCTCCAACTTTCACGTCCATGGAAAGCCGCTTGCCCTCCTCAGTCAGCTTCCCGGGACCGGCGGCGATCACCTCCCCCTCTTGCGGCTTCTCTTTTGCCGAGTCGGGAATAATGATTCCGCCCTTCTTGACTTCCTTCTCTTCGAATCGCCTGACCAGGATATAATCGTGTAGTGGCTGAACTCTCACCGCCATACCCTGTCGACCTCCTTCTTCAGCCCTCGCGCTGACGTAATTGGTGTTGGACCCCCCGGATTACACCGGTCCTCAAACGACAATTCGTTGCACGCCGCTCTTAGCACTCACCTGGATCGAGTGCTAACAGCGCTACATTAGTCCACAGCCTAATGGAATGCAAGGTGCGCTGTGATGCGATTTAGA encodes the following:
- a CDS encoding co-chaperone GroES, with protein sequence MAVRVQPLHDYILVRRFEEKEVKKGGIIIPDSAKEKPQEGEVIAAGPGKLTEEGKRLSMDVKVGDKILFGRYSGNEVRIDDEEYLIMRESEVLGILK